ACCAAAGTTGCCCAAGGTGGCTGTGCAACCCCTTGCTGAGGTGTAACAGTCATCTATACCAGCCATCATCAGCAGTTTCTTGGGAACGGGGGCAGACACAATGCCAGTGCCACGAGGTGCAGGGATAAGGCGCACCAAGACAGAGCCACACCGTCCAGTTACCTGAAACAAGGAAGGAAACCAGATTTATATACACAGAGCAACTTCTACAAATTATTTCATACAGATATAGCCTACCCCAAAATCCAAGTGTGTGAGCACAGTTACCTTGCAAGGTACAGTGTGGGGCTTGCCGATCTTGTTGCCCCAGTAGCCTCGCCTGACTGGCACAATGGAGAGTTTTGCCAAGATGATGGCCCCACGAATCGCAGTTGCCACTTCTTTGGAGCACTTGACGCCAAGGCCTACATGGCCATTGTAATCGCCAATGGCAACAAAAGCCTAGGAGGAGAAAAAAGCCACAAGTCCCATCAGTTGAGCACCAGAAATGCGACAAACCCCTGAATACTGTCGTCTCGGAAGGCCAAATTATCAACTTGTAAGCCACTCTAGTAGCTTTTTTTGGCTTAAGGTTGGGAACAAATGCTCTAAACGCATATGCACACGCGCATGTGTGCATACTTCAGGTGTGTGATTAAAAAACCAGGCTGTTATCAGATGTTTGGAGAAAGCCTGGTGTAGAGCTTCCTCAGAGCCAAGCAAGACACAAAGACTGGCCAAAATGCAGACTGATTCCAGAACAGAGATGGACCCAAAAGACTTACCTTGAACCTGGTGCGCTGACCAGCACGGGTTTGTTTCTGAACAGGCATGATCTTCAGAACCTCATCTTTCAGAGAGGAGCCCAGGAAAAAGTCAATGATTTCAGACTCCTGCAAAATTAATGTTGACTCATCAGCCACCATCATGCTTCCCAGCACCAGCACCCCAACCGTCTTTGCAGCAAGACCCACAGAAAGCAGTAAGAACCCCAGCAAAGCAACCCAGAGAATAAATACCTTGATCGGAAGGGAGAAAAGGTAGATCTCTTCCAGGGACTTGATCTTCATGTCCTTGACCAGGCGTCCAAGCTTGGTAACTGGAATCCACTGTAAATATGGAAAATGTGCTTCTGTGAGTAGGTCTGACATGTGTTTTGCCAGAACTATCCTGTCAATTCCCAGCTTTCCCTCCATTTCAAGGCAAGCTACGTGGCTCTTCTCTATCTCCCCACTTTTATCCTCACAGCGCCCCTGTGCGCTAggctgttgttgtgtatcttcaagcccatgctgacttatggcaattctaataTGAacatatcattgggttttctgggccagatttgttcagaggaagtttgtcctTGCCCTCTTCTAAGGCTGAAAAAACATGGCTTAGCCatggtcacacaatgggtttcagTAGTCAGCCA
This genomic stretch from Sceloporus undulatus isolate JIND9_A2432 ecotype Alabama chromosome 8, SceUnd_v1.1, whole genome shotgun sequence harbors:
- the RPS2 gene encoding 40S ribosomal protein S2, with product MADDAGAAGGAGGGGGAGGGAAARGGYRGGFGSGGRGRGRGRGRGRGRGRGARGGKAEDKEWIPVTKLGRLVKDMKIKSLEEIYLFSLPIKESEIIDFFLGSSLKDEVLKIMPVQKQTRAGQRTRFKAFVAIGDYNGHVGLGVKCSKEVATAIRGAIILAKLSIVPVRRGYWGNKIGKPHTVPCKVTGRCGSVLVRLIPAPRGTGIVSAPVPKKLLMMAGIDDCYTSARGCTATLGNFAKATFDAISKTYSYLTPDLWKETIFTKSPYQEFTDHLAKTHATRVSVQRTQAAAVATT